ttgaatgtgtttccacgttgatttgtgttatgtttgcgattaaatttgtatgttatttttacccggattaaattattagtgttttaaaaaaatagttaaaagttgagaaataatttttattgttaataAAATTGTTCACAAAtatcttttactattttatatataatttcgtgaatgttatgttcatatgtttgttgtttttatttagtttacattatttatttgcttaaagaataGTGGCCTTTttgcgtagtaaaatatagagccttttagcgtagtaaaatatagagtcttttagcgtagagtctctgtagtttaagtatctacTAACTATAAACTCTATctaattacactttacaaaattaattatttaatttataaaacaaacttacagaactaacaaattaatatatgttgtcaaaTTAAATATCGAGCGTGGAACTCATAGTTATATACCatgtccaattaaaaattaattatttaatttataaaactaacaaaattttaaaaatattaaaattgacacacataagaattcaggataacttggtgctactgggcctcaaatatcgaatctggaacccatagatatttactttgtccaattaaataattgattatttaatttattaaactaacaaaattctaaaaaatttgaaaattgacacacataataattaaggatagcttggtgctattgggcctcaaatatcgagcatgaaacccatagatatttactttgtccaattaaataattaattatttaatttattaaactaacaaaattctaaaaaatttgaaattgacacacataataattaaggatagcttagtgctactgggcctcaaatatcaaaTCTGGAACCCATAGttatatactctgtccaattaaataattaattatttaattattataacacaaacaaaattctaaaaatattaaaattgacacacattattcaggatagcttggtgatACTGGACcccaaatatcgagcctggaacccacaGTGATATACTTTGtcctattaaataattaaatattaattattgtaacacaaacacacaattaatattgtttaaactacagtagacgacatggacttgcCACCTGTGCATCCTGGACCAGCCTCAGATCAGATATTAGTGTTACAGGGCGACCATAGGTCCGCCTACGTATGGGAAGGACATCTATTAGATTAGAGTCTCCGCGCCAGGAGACCGGACGACTTGCGGGACTTTTTGAGGCATAGAGATTTCCATCCCCGCGTAGTCCATCGCCTGCGTGCTACGGGCTTCCTTAGGATTTTTGAGATTGGGCGGTTGCAGCTCGACTGGTCTCTCATCACGGCGCTGATAGAgtggtggcgaccggagacgcacacttttcaccTGTACAGACACGCATTACAAAAAACAATACGAAAAGAAAAGACTAGGTGTATctttgatagttgggtacattttgatgaacttgcaccaggagctggattaccaccgccacgcacaccacctgaaggacatttacgacggtcatGCCCTGTTTGCGAGTATATGCCACATTTAcacgcataaacggtgtcactaacatccatttggttccgtatacgcgttctcttttgcacttgcagcttgcgcaaatagtccttgttacacaccatttcaaaaggttccggcggccaataatgctcaacaCCCAATGGCTGTAACTGCCCACTATACGTGTCTAagtatgcagcaacactgtattgcctatcaatatagttggtcgcccctaaaccaacttgttgaaagcacttcaaggcATGTGTGCagggcatgtggtagatggtccatttcccacatgaacacaacctgctggcttcattcaccgtctgtagattattcccgCAGTGTCCGCGGATCGtggtcttaacttcaaaaataccccggtcgtgatcgtactgtaaaaataaatgccaatgtgctcgcctcttgtacttctcaaatcttctcatcagtattggcataaattgaacgcCCCTGTCTATTAATACCGATGCAACTcgatgcctttcaacaaacctctctgcaatctgtttgaatgtcatccgGGCCATGGCAGTGACAAGCAATCCACTggcagacttcaacaagccgttgaatgactccgacacatttgtagtcaaggctccccatcgtctgccgccatcagcatacaatgtccacatgtgaagctcatgtcccatcaaccaagtataggctcgtggatctAGCTGCCGAATAACTTCCATGAgcctcgtgaatttgcactgctggtgctcagttgcagtcattcacattaaatcatgcaaggccTTGTCGTGATATTTCTTcttgaaattggccttcaggtgcctcacacaataacagtggtatgcataggattcctgccattcaggcaaatgccttacagaacttaaaataccaccatgtcgatcagatattagacaaataaagttgtttgacaacgtgctgcttcaagtggttcaaaaaaacgtccacgtctcttcgctttcgttggcacaaatggcaaaagctagtggaaatatttgtccgttggcgtctactgcaactgcaatcaaaagcttaatatcatactttccatagacattagtaccgtctatggaaattacaAGACGAccatgcacaaaaccatcaattgttggtttaaatgaccagagcacatagttgaaaatatattccggTCTGTCCGGACTCCATTCACGCCTTCATTtaacaacagtcccggggttaaagtgttgtaGTGCGGCCATGCACCTGGGCAGAGATtaaaaagacttatcccagtcaccataaataagttcaaaggtacgtttgcgcccgagatatgcctttcttttggttatagtacaaccatactcctggtggacggctataatacactctttaatcttgaacctaatggacacttccaaatatggaatcaagacaagagaaatcaagtctacatccatgttgaagtgattctcattgaatgtgtccatttcacatctgtgggtgctaatatatttacacactttccacaaccctgatttcttcttgctggcacgcaacatccagtgacaacccataaagtctctacgacATACATCCTTGTACACCTCCGTAGTTGACTCCCTTACCGTCATCCCACGACACTCTCTTAcgctgtagatttttacagccctgattaggcgagctttatcagggaaatacatgccctttgccagcaccgctggtctagactcatcccacattgctggcCGAATTTtgtcatcatcccttgtgagggcatccacgtccagcatacttggcaaattatcaaggtagggaatattccgctcatgaaacgGCACGtgagactcgtacactcttggtctaacagGAGGTGGAGGAGCATGCTCCTTCATCAGCTCAGGTTCGGCATCCACTTCCTCCTCGTCATCATCCTCAttagggaagggtgtgtcatctccagactcatcggcattgttgtcacaatcactatcatcttcctgactatgcgcatctgccaaatcacgagtcaatacgtcgtctatgggcaactgtgtgaggttaggaacatcaagttgctcgttttcactgcacaaaaagaacaaatTGATAAGCTACTCAACTAGATAAATAATTTACATATaactatatcactttacttacaagtcgtactatGTTGAAgttccatgatggacattttcttgttggtgatgaccctaatggaccaccgtggtccaacacgccagaactacgcatattccaactaggagtggggtcataacttgtaaaattcatatccggacggtacccctatgaaaaaaatatgagtgttaatacaaatccaattcaaaAGACTTAAAATAAACATCGTTAAAGCGtagaaaattgaagtttaccggttgtcttgtggattatataaagtcgaaaaattattttgtggctgctcattctccggtggtgacaagtttaaatcaaggcaagctctttcatcaggaatctgtccggcaaaaactgctccagaacaACCACACGATGACTgagggttatccctactatgcacactctcattattgggaacgtcttcaaccttgacgtacatttccaacaattttattacaataaattccctgtattcatccggaatccgcaaaaaatctctaagagtttcatcatcttcgatgttaaactcagaataataagcaaacccctgcggagtcacaGAATACGGAAATATACCAgttactttaaggttcaccgaacgttttctcacacttatttttttacgtaacaacgatacc
The Nicotiana sylvestris chromosome 11, ASM39365v2, whole genome shotgun sequence DNA segment above includes these coding regions:
- the LOC138880703 gene encoding uncharacterized protein, which gives rise to MTATEHQQCKFTRLMEVIRQLDPRAYTWLMGHELHMWTLYADGGRRWGALTTNVSESFNGLLKSASGLLVTAMARMTFKQIAERFVERHRVASVLIDRGVQFMPILMRRFEKYKRRAHWHLFLQYDHDRGIFEVKTTIRGHCGNNLQTVNEASRLCSCGKWTIYHMPCTHALKCFQQVGLGATNYIDRQYSVAAYLDTYSGQLQPLGVEHYWPPEPFEMVCNKDYLRKLQVQKRTRIRNQMDVSDTVYACKCGIYSQTGHDRRKCPSGGVRGGGNPAPGASEKCASPVATTLSAP